In one Trichlorobacter lovleyi SZ genomic region, the following are encoded:
- a CDS encoding Rne/Rng family ribonuclease codes for MSRKMLINVLHPEEARVAIVQDGRLMELNIEISGKEQTKGNIYKGVVVRVEPGLQAAFVDIGQKKPGFIQMGDLHPDSWQWREDIPETERKRRPRIQEVLRRGQELIVQVEKDARDMKGAALTSYLSLPGRYMVLMPGDDAAGISRKIEDNATRKELKALVAELQVPAGYGYIVRTEAVGRSSDELKKDLDYLVGVHERILSQAAEIKGAGEVYQDAGVIIRTIRDYFSDDIDEVLVDDKAACQQAIDFFKEIMPGCEKLVKLHKEKRPIFSKYQLEEQIDQLYEKRVSLPSGGSLVIEPTEALVSIDVNSGKSSGEKGVEDTAFKTNLEAAAEVARQLRLRDLGGLVVIDFIDMRDNKHNKEVERTLKDALKSDKARVNLGRISQFGMMEMSRQRIAKNINDAIHLECPHCEGRGRVKSVEAMAVSFLRKVHAAAAKGQVAEVRGGLPLEVAYFLLNRKKRELAQIENDYEIVVTIKGKPSFLLNQLELETVRKEKQREEAVELETRQQQPVFEMVEPEAVGATESVTPSEGELGAEPAPKKRRKRKRKKKGGERGVELAVTDQADLALDNSGAADTASAENEEVISAQLAEQQEPVAKKRRRTRSKKKPVVTKDAEAQDIHQTPPAVDQVEAPASVPVPEHEKPARPEKPSRPKRAARVKATAAAADVSGDLAAQPVESTAEVKPTAGKRKTPARKKPAVEAVAGDTGATEPAPVPKPRKRPVSRAKKSATSAADEGKE; via the coding sequence ATGAGCAGAAAAATGTTGATAAACGTACTCCATCCCGAGGAGGCCCGTGTCGCGATTGTGCAGGATGGCCGCTTGATGGAGCTGAACATCGAAATCAGTGGCAAGGAACAGACCAAGGGTAACATCTACAAAGGGGTCGTCGTGCGGGTTGAACCAGGCCTGCAGGCGGCCTTTGTCGATATCGGTCAGAAAAAGCCCGGATTTATCCAAATGGGGGATCTGCATCCTGACAGCTGGCAGTGGCGAGAGGATATTCCTGAGACTGAGCGCAAGCGGCGTCCGCGTATTCAGGAGGTTCTACGCAGAGGCCAGGAGCTTATCGTTCAGGTTGAAAAAGATGCACGTGATATGAAAGGGGCTGCTCTGACCAGCTATCTCTCGCTGCCTGGTCGTTATATGGTACTGATGCCAGGTGATGATGCTGCCGGGATATCCCGTAAGATTGAGGATAATGCAACCCGTAAGGAATTGAAGGCTCTGGTTGCTGAGCTGCAGGTGCCGGCTGGCTATGGCTATATTGTACGGACTGAAGCAGTCGGAAGATCAAGTGATGAACTGAAGAAAGACCTTGATTATCTGGTTGGCGTGCACGAGCGGATTCTGTCTCAAGCCGCTGAGATCAAGGGTGCTGGCGAGGTATATCAGGATGCCGGTGTGATTATCCGCACCATTCGCGATTATTTTTCTGACGATATCGACGAAGTGCTGGTTGATGACAAGGCTGCCTGCCAACAGGCCATTGATTTTTTTAAAGAGATCATGCCGGGCTGTGAAAAGCTTGTCAAACTGCATAAGGAAAAGCGGCCGATTTTTTCAAAGTACCAGTTGGAAGAGCAGATTGACCAACTCTACGAAAAGCGGGTGTCCTTGCCCTCCGGCGGCTCATTAGTAATTGAGCCGACCGAGGCGTTGGTGTCGATTGACGTTAACTCCGGCAAGTCAAGTGGTGAAAAGGGTGTTGAGGATACTGCCTTTAAGACGAACCTTGAGGCCGCTGCTGAAGTTGCCCGTCAACTGCGTTTGCGTGATCTGGGGGGGTTGGTGGTGATCGACTTCATTGATATGCGCGACAATAAGCATAACAAGGAGGTTGAGCGGACTTTGAAAGATGCCTTGAAGTCAGACAAGGCACGAGTCAACCTTGGACGGATATCCCAATTCGGCATGATGGAGATGTCCCGCCAAAGGATCGCCAAAAATATTAACGATGCAATTCACCTGGAGTGTCCGCATTGCGAGGGCCGTGGCCGTGTCAAGTCAGTTGAGGCGATGGCGGTATCGTTCCTGCGCAAGGTGCACGCCGCAGCGGCTAAGGGGCAGGTTGCTGAAGTACGTGGCGGGTTGCCGCTTGAAGTTGCTTACTTCCTGCTAAATCGTAAAAAACGTGAGTTGGCGCAGATAGAGAATGACTATGAAATTGTTGTGACGATAAAGGGTAAGCCGTCATTCTTGCTCAATCAGTTAGAGCTTGAAACTGTTCGTAAGGAAAAACAACGTGAAGAAGCAGTGGAGCTCGAAACTCGACAGCAGCAGCCGGTCTTTGAGATGGTTGAACCTGAAGCCGTTGGTGCGACTGAGAGTGTGACGCCGTCAGAGGGGGAGCTTGGTGCTGAGCCTGCTCCCAAAAAACGACGCAAGCGCAAACGCAAGAAAAAGGGTGGTGAACGTGGTGTTGAGCTGGCCGTGACTGATCAGGCTGACCTCGCTTTGGACAACTCTGGTGCTGCGGATACGGCGTCGGCAGAGAATGAAGAAGTTATCTCCGCCCAACTGGCCGAGCAACAGGAGCCGGTTGCGAAAAAGCGCCGTCGTACCCGTTCGAAAAAGAAGCCGGTGGTGACTAAGGATGCTGAAGCGCAGGATATTCATCAGACGCCTCCTGCTGTCGATCAGGTTGAAGCTCCGGCTTCCGTGCCGGTCCCTGAGCATGAGAAACCAGCGCGCCCGGAAAAGCCGTCGCGTCCGAAACGTGCTGCACGTGTTAAGGCGACTGCAGCGGCTGCTGATGTTTCGGGAGATCTGGCTGCCCAGCCAGTTGAGTCTACTGCAGAGGTCAAGCCAACTGCGGGGAAACGTAAAACCCCGGCTCGTAAGAAACCAGCCGTGGAAGCGGTTGCTGGCGATACCGGGGCGACAGAGCCGGCTCCGGTTCCCAAACCGCGTAAACGCCCTGTCTCGCGTGCAAAAAAGAGCGCCACCAGCGCTGCTGATGAGGGCAAAGAATAG
- the lysS gene encoding lysine--tRNA ligase, giving the protein MEELSELLLQRRRKVNDLWAAGINPYPNDFKPQHTSVDVVAAYGSVEQIDAPDVEFVLAGRIIARRSFGKAAFMQLQDRKGRIQVYVRKDDLGEEVFAQFESFDIGDIIGIVGFPFRTKTGELSVHARSIRLLVKSLLPLPEKFHGLTDVETRYRQRYVDLIVNPEVRELFIKRSRIVNLIRSFMTSRDFLEVETPMMHQIPGGATARPFVTHHNALDMELYLRIAPELYLKRLVVGGFERVFEINRNFRNEGISVRHNPEFTMMEFYQAYATFEDLMDFTEELFCHVAEQVLGTLGFSYQGLAISFQRPWRRLTVKEAILEYGDIDAKKLDDRDLALAYARSIGLDLPDDISYGKLVMEIFEEVAEHKLIQPTFVTAYPTEVSPLSRKNDLDPYIVDRFELMIGGREIANAFSELNDPVDQKERFLAQVAEKDKGDEEAHYMDEDYVRALEYGLPPTAGEGIGIDRLVMLLTDSASIRDVILFPQLRKEAK; this is encoded by the coding sequence ATGGAAGAATTAAGTGAATTGTTGTTGCAGCGCAGAAGAAAAGTGAATGATCTGTGGGCTGCCGGGATCAATCCCTATCCCAATGATTTTAAGCCGCAACATACCTCTGTCGATGTCGTTGCTGCCTATGGTTCCGTCGAGCAGATTGACGCCCCGGATGTCGAGTTTGTCCTGGCCGGACGGATCATCGCCCGGCGTTCATTCGGTAAGGCAGCCTTTATGCAGCTGCAGGACCGTAAAGGCAGGATTCAGGTCTATGTGCGCAAGGATGATCTGGGTGAGGAGGTCTTTGCCCAGTTTGAATCCTTTGATATTGGCGATATCATCGGTATTGTCGGTTTTCCGTTCCGCACCAAAACCGGTGAGCTTTCAGTGCATGCCCGCTCAATCCGGCTGCTGGTCAAATCGCTCCTGCCGTTGCCGGAGAAATTCCACGGGCTGACCGATGTTGAAACCCGTTACCGGCAACGTTATGTTGATCTGATTGTCAATCCTGAGGTGAGAGAGCTGTTCATCAAGCGCTCCCGTATTGTAAACCTGATTCGCAGTTTCATGACCTCCCGTGATTTTCTTGAAGTGGAAACACCGATGATGCACCAGATCCCTGGTGGCGCCACGGCTCGTCCCTTTGTCACCCATCACAATGCACTGGATATGGAGCTGTATCTGCGGATTGCACCGGAGTTGTACCTGAAGCGTCTGGTGGTAGGTGGCTTTGAGCGGGTCTTTGAGATCAACCGTAACTTCAGGAATGAGGGGATTTCTGTCCGGCATAATCCTGAATTTACGATGATGGAGTTTTATCAGGCCTATGCAACCTTTGAAGACCTGATGGATTTCACCGAAGAACTGTTCTGTCATGTTGCTGAGCAGGTGCTGGGCACGCTTGGTTTTAGCTACCAGGGACTTGCCATCAGTTTCCAGCGTCCCTGGCGGCGCCTGACCGTCAAAGAGGCTATCCTTGAGTATGGCGACATTGATGCCAAGAAACTTGATGACCGTGATCTGGCGTTGGCGTATGCCCGCAGTATCGGCCTTGATCTGCCGGACGATATCAGTTACGGCAAGCTGGTGATGGAGATATTTGAGGAGGTGGCAGAACATAAACTGATCCAGCCCACCTTTGTAACCGCCTACCCCACCGAGGTGTCGCCACTGTCCCGTAAAAATGACCTTGACCCTTATATTGTTGACCGTTTTGAACTAATGATCGGTGGTCGTGAGATCGCCAACGCCTTCTCCGAGTTGAACGATCCGGTCGACCAGAAGGAGCGTTTTCTGGCTCAGGTTGCGGAAAAAGACAAGGGAGATGAAGAAGCGCACTACATGGACGAAGATTATGTCCGCGCTCTGGAGTACGGTCTGCCCCCCACTGCCGGTGAGGGAATCGGGATTGATCGTCTGGTTATGCTACTGACAGATTCGGCCTCGATCCGAGACGTAATTCTCTTTCCTCAGCTCCGTAAAGAGGCAAAATAA
- a CDS encoding lipoprotein-releasing ABC transporter permease subunit codes for MPFELKIGLRYLKAKRKSTFISIITFISTAGVTLGVMALIVVLAVMTGFERDLKEKILGTNAHLVVIRSGAPMDDYRSMMERLQQLPGVEAVTPFIYNQVMLSTGRHVSGVVLRGIDPASDKKVTRLSRTIVQGTMDSLDPPRGSDADPGIMIGRELAKHLNLFLGDRVNVVSPTGTITPLGMMPKLKPFKVTGIFNTGMFEYDSTLAYVSINQAQKFFDLGDTVTGIQLKVADVYATTELAKKINRTYGPDLYARDWMQMNRNILFALKTEKVVMFIILTLIVLVAAFGIASTLFMVVMEKTRDIAILKTMGARSGSIMKIFVLEGLIIGVVGTVLGVLSGLLISFNLEPIINLVQKVTGKNFFSKEIYYLDHFPSHVVMSDVLIISVTAILISFLATLYPAWQASRMLPAEALRYE; via the coding sequence CTGCCGTTTGAACTGAAAATAGGATTACGTTATCTGAAGGCCAAACGTAAATCCACCTTCATCTCGATCATCACCTTCATCTCTACAGCCGGTGTGACCTTGGGAGTTATGGCGCTGATTGTTGTACTTGCCGTCATGACCGGATTTGAACGTGATCTGAAGGAAAAAATACTGGGAACCAACGCCCATCTGGTGGTGATCCGCAGCGGTGCTCCGATGGATGATTATCGCTCCATGATGGAGCGTCTGCAACAGCTGCCCGGCGTGGAGGCGGTAACACCATTTATTTACAATCAGGTGATGCTGTCAACCGGGCGGCATGTGTCCGGTGTGGTGTTGCGTGGGATCGATCCCGCGTCTGACAAAAAAGTCACGAGGCTTTCCCGGACGATAGTGCAGGGTACGATGGACTCCCTTGATCCACCGCGTGGCTCTGATGCCGATCCAGGAATTATGATCGGCCGTGAGCTGGCAAAACATCTGAATCTGTTTCTCGGTGACCGGGTCAACGTGGTCTCTCCGACCGGCACCATCACCCCGCTGGGGATGATGCCCAAGCTGAAGCCGTTTAAGGTGACAGGCATTTTTAATACCGGCATGTTTGAGTATGATTCAACGCTGGCCTATGTCAGTATCAATCAGGCTCAGAAATTTTTTGACCTCGGGGATACTGTTACCGGTATTCAGCTCAAGGTCGCGGATGTGTACGCAACAACTGAACTTGCAAAGAAGATCAATCGGACCTACGGTCCTGATCTGTATGCCCGTGACTGGATGCAGATGAACAGGAACATTCTTTTTGCGCTCAAGACGGAAAAAGTAGTTATGTTTATTATCCTGACCCTGATTGTACTGGTGGCCGCGTTCGGAATCGCCTCTACACTGTTTATGGTGGTGATGGAAAAGACCCGCGATATTGCAATCCTGAAAACCATGGGAGCCCGTTCCGGCAGTATCATGAAAATATTTGTTTTGGAGGGGCTGATTATCGGTGTGGTTGGAACGGTGTTGGGGGTGCTGTCCGGCCTTTTGATCTCTTTCAACCTGGAACCGATCATAAATCTGGTGCAAAAAGTAACCGGCAAGAACTTCTTCAGCAAGGAGATCTACTACCTGGATCACTTCCCTTCCCATGTAGTGATGTCGGATGTCCTGATCATTTCAGTAACTGCAATCCTGATTTCCTTTTTGGCCACGCTCTATCCGGCCTGGCAGGCATCCCGCATGCTGCCGGCAGAGGCGCTGCGTTATGAGTAG
- a CDS encoding ABC transporter ATP-binding protein, whose translation MSSLLEVTGLCKDYRMGSDSVQVLKGIDLDISAGTTTALVGASGAGKSTLLHILGALDRPSSGTVTYKGQELFTRSDRELADFRSRTIGFVFQFHHLLPEFTALENVMMPALIARRENHLAHQQARTLLTEVGLEHRLNHRPGELSGGEQQRVAIARALVMEPELLLADEPTGNLDAKTSEAIYELLVKIQKQTGISMVVVTHNERIAARMERVVRLLDGLILPCTTEDM comes from the coding sequence ATGAGTAGCCTTTTGGAGGTTACTGGGCTCTGTAAGGATTACCGGATGGGGTCTGATTCCGTCCAGGTCCTGAAAGGGATTGATCTTGATATCTCAGCTGGAACCACAACTGCCCTGGTAGGGGCTTCCGGCGCCGGCAAGAGCACATTGCTCCATATTCTGGGAGCGCTTGATCGCCCAAGCAGCGGTACGGTTACCTATAAAGGTCAGGAGCTGTTCACGCGGTCTGACCGTGAACTGGCAGATTTCAGAAGCCGCACCATCGGTTTTGTGTTTCAGTTTCATCACCTGTTGCCGGAATTCACGGCACTGGAAAATGTGATGATGCCGGCCTTGATTGCACGTAGGGAAAACCATCTGGCACATCAACAAGCCCGGACGCTTTTGACGGAAGTGGGCCTGGAACACCGTCTTAACCACAGGCCGGGTGAACTCTCAGGCGGGGAACAACAGCGCGTTGCCATAGCCCGGGCGCTGGTGATGGAGCCTGAGTTGCTGTTGGCTGACGAGCCGACCGGCAACCTTGATGCAAAGACCAGCGAGGCGATCTACGAATTGCTGGTGAAAATTCAGAAACAGACTGGCATCAGCATGGTAGTTGTTACCCACAATGAGAGAATTGCTGCAAGGATGGAGCGGGTAGTCCGGTTACTGGATGGCCTGATTCTTCCTTGCACTACGGAGGATATGTGA
- the bamA gene encoding outer membrane protein assembly factor BamA produces the protein MTFYPYLTTALLAALLLADRPAYADGEKILDVVVRGNRRVEGAAILGATTIKPGDILDSDRTDADVRSIYRLGQFQEVQVSSEPGNGGVVLVYAVIEKPVVRDIRFEGNKELKQDKLLEGLPVRRNAIFSQKDLDKAVAKLKKQYQDEGYFLVVVEPLIEQRSPTEYQVLFKVTEGKKIRISAINFEGNSAFSPRKLRGVMETKQEWFMSWLTGAGTYKEEVLKNDALLIADHYMNNGYINVKVGEPVMKLAEDQESLLVDISITEGDQYRVGEIAFKGDILYPEHEIRKQLKTESGEVFSRANLRADIGTLTDMTADKGYAFNNVNPQTKPDPGRKTMDLTFDVEKGDLVYIERISIAGNSKTRDKVARRELRLMEGDLYSATGFKRSKQNLMNTGYFEEANVATSKGSSGNKLNVNVDLKEKATGAFTIGGGYSSLDGLIFQGSVSQANFLGLGLKANASAAIGGKSNTYSIGLTDPYFLDTKWTLGVDIYRSERDYTDYSRRLTGGDIKAGYPITDFIGTFWMYKYEIKDIYDPDIYYLDANAKYPDSYPLGQTTTSSVYASLTNNTTDFRFDPSSGWVNTLSVEYAGLGGDNKYVREIFDNTYYHPLWWKFVISGKVVVGAVQKAGGPIPIDEKFYLGGIGTLRGYSARTVSPKNNDVYVGGEKELFGNIEIKFPLLPEYGIKGVGFFDYGNAWSGSFKPPKMLMSYGGGIRWASPMGPLRLEYGIPINPRPEDSKSGRFEFAIGSLF, from the coding sequence GTGACTTTTTACCCCTACCTGACAACTGCACTGCTGGCAGCCCTGCTCCTCGCAGACCGTCCGGCTTATGCCGATGGTGAAAAAATTCTCGATGTGGTTGTGCGCGGTAACCGGCGGGTGGAGGGGGCTGCCATTCTGGGGGCCACCACGATCAAGCCGGGCGATATACTTGATAGTGACCGTACCGATGCGGATGTCCGCTCAATCTACCGGCTGGGGCAGTTTCAGGAAGTGCAGGTGTCCAGTGAGCCGGGTAACGGCGGGGTGGTGCTGGTCTATGCGGTGATTGAAAAACCGGTTGTCAGGGATATCCGGTTTGAAGGGAATAAAGAGCTTAAACAAGACAAGCTGCTGGAGGGGCTGCCGGTCCGCCGCAATGCAATCTTTTCCCAGAAGGACCTTGACAAGGCGGTTGCCAAGCTGAAGAAGCAATACCAGGATGAAGGATACTTTCTGGTTGTGGTTGAACCATTGATTGAACAGCGTTCACCAACGGAATATCAGGTGCTCTTCAAGGTGACTGAAGGCAAGAAGATCAGGATCAGTGCCATCAACTTTGAGGGTAACTCTGCCTTCAGTCCGCGTAAATTGCGCGGTGTGATGGAGACCAAGCAAGAGTGGTTCATGTCATGGTTGACCGGGGCCGGTACCTATAAGGAAGAGGTGCTGAAGAACGACGCCCTGCTGATCGCAGACCACTACATGAATAACGGGTATATCAACGTAAAGGTTGGTGAGCCGGTCATGAAGCTGGCAGAGGACCAGGAGTCCTTGCTGGTGGATATCAGCATAACCGAAGGGGATCAATACCGGGTTGGTGAGATTGCCTTTAAGGGCGATATCCTCTATCCGGAACATGAGATCCGTAAACAACTGAAGACAGAGAGCGGTGAGGTGTTTAGCCGTGCCAATCTCCGGGCTGATATCGGCACCCTGACCGACATGACTGCCGATAAGGGATATGCTTTCAACAACGTCAACCCCCAGACAAAGCCGGATCCTGGCAGGAAGACAATGGATCTGACCTTTGATGTTGAAAAAGGGGATCTTGTCTATATTGAACGGATATCCATCGCCGGCAACTCAAAGACGCGCGACAAGGTTGCACGACGTGAGTTGCGGCTGATGGAGGGAGATCTGTACAGCGCCACAGGGTTCAAGCGCAGCAAGCAGAACCTGATGAATACCGGCTATTTTGAAGAGGCCAATGTGGCAACCTCCAAGGGGAGCAGCGGGAACAAGCTGAATGTCAATGTGGACCTGAAAGAAAAGGCCACCGGCGCATTTACTATCGGTGGCGGTTACAGTTCGCTGGATGGCCTGATCTTCCAGGGCTCGGTTTCCCAGGCAAACTTTCTGGGGCTGGGGCTCAAGGCCAACGCGTCGGCTGCCATCGGAGGCAAATCCAACACCTACTCAATCGGTTTGACGGACCCCTACTTTCTGGACACCAAATGGACGCTCGGGGTTGATATCTACCGTTCAGAACGTGACTATACCGACTACAGCCGCCGTTTGACCGGTGGTGATATCAAGGCCGGCTATCCGATTACCGATTTTATCGGCACTTTCTGGATGTACAAGTACGAGATCAAGGATATTTATGATCCTGATATCTACTACCTGGATGCTAACGCAAAGTACCCGGACAGCTATCCGCTGGGGCAGACCACTACCAGTTCCGTTTATGCCAGCCTCACCAATAACACAACCGACTTCCGCTTTGACCCGTCCAGCGGCTGGGTCAACACCCTTTCGGTGGAATATGCCGGCCTGGGTGGTGACAATAAATATGTACGTGAAATTTTCGATAATACCTACTACCATCCGCTCTGGTGGAAGTTCGTCATCTCTGGCAAGGTGGTGGTCGGTGCGGTACAGAAGGCCGGCGGCCCGATCCCGATTGATGAAAAATTCTACCTGGGGGGTATCGGAACACTGCGTGGTTATTCTGCAAGGACGGTAAGCCCTAAGAACAATGATGTCTATGTCGGTGGCGAAAAGGAGTTGTTCGGCAATATTGAGATCAAGTTTCCGCTGCTGCCGGAATATGGCATTAAAGGGGTTGGCTTCTTTGATTATGGTAATGCCTGGTCAGGCAGCTTTAAACCGCCGAAAATGTTGATGAGCTACGGAGGCGGTATCCGTTGGGCCTCTCCGATGGGGCCATTGCGGCTTGAGTATGGTATTCCGATCAATCCGCGCCCTGAAGACAGCAAGTCCGGCCGTTTTGAGTTTGCAATCGGCAGTTTGTTTTAA
- a CDS encoding OmpH family outer membrane protein: MKRLVMMVLMLALMSGSVWAADTKIGYLDMQRALNTSETGKAAKAQLQEKLKKYQEQINSKQEELQKLKNDLEKQGLALTEASRAAKEKDYQQKLKDFQRFTKDAEEDLQARDGEFTKKILEVLEKIVQEYGKKNGYSVIFDARSAGMLYADTSVDLTDEILKALNAAQSKK, from the coding sequence ATGAAGCGTTTGGTCATGATGGTGCTGATGCTGGCTCTTATGTCTGGTTCTGTCTGGGCTGCTGATACAAAGATCGGCTACCTTGATATGCAGCGCGCCCTGAATACGTCAGAGACTGGTAAGGCCGCCAAGGCACAGCTGCAGGAAAAGTTGAAGAAGTATCAGGAACAGATCAACAGCAAGCAGGAAGAACTTCAGAAACTGAAGAATGATCTTGAAAAACAGGGGCTTGCCCTGACCGAGGCATCTCGCGCCGCCAAAGAAAAGGATTACCAGCAGAAGTTGAAGGACTTCCAGCGTTTCACCAAAGATGCTGAAGAAGACCTGCAGGCCCGTGACGGCGAATTTACCAAGAAGATCCTTGAAGTTCTGGAGAAGATTGTTCAGGAGTACGGCAAGAAAAACGGCTACTCGGTGATATTTGATGCCCGCAGCGCCGGTATGCTCTATGCTGACACGTCAGTGGATCTGACCGATGAGATTCTGAAGGCCTTGAATGCCGCGCAGAGCAAGAAATAG
- the lpxD gene encoding UDP-3-O-(3-hydroxymyristoyl)glucosamine N-acyltransferase produces the protein MLTKTLQELADYLGGTVRGDGTVKINGLAPLEGAAPDKVTFLANPKYAAKVADTKAGGVLMAPGGESYGRNIIELANPYLGFAKLLTLFYTQPHPPLGVLPEAVVGINVALGEGISIYPGAVIGNNVSIGDRVVVYPGAVIYDGVVIGDDCVIHANAVIRERCRLGKRCKLQPGAVVGSDGFGYAPDGPSYYPIPQIGIVVLEDDVEIGANATVDRAALEVTLIRRGTKLDNLVQVAHNCQIGEDTMLCSQVGISGSSKIGNHVTLTGQVGVAGHLTIGDNVIVGAQSGVPGSLEGNAYYSGTPTMPHKEWLRVMGTLPRLPDMRKKMSELEKKIAALEARLAKE, from the coding sequence ATGCTGACCAAGACGCTTCAGGAACTGGCAGATTATCTGGGGGGCACTGTCCGTGGCGACGGCACGGTTAAAATCAACGGTCTTGCTCCGCTTGAAGGTGCTGCGCCGGATAAAGTCACCTTTCTTGCAAACCCGAAATATGCAGCAAAAGTAGCAGATACCAAGGCTGGCGGTGTATTGATGGCGCCGGGCGGTGAATCGTACGGCCGCAACATCATTGAACTGGCCAACCCGTATCTGGGGTTTGCCAAGCTGCTGACGCTCTTCTATACCCAGCCACATCCGCCCTTAGGGGTGTTGCCCGAAGCGGTGGTCGGGATCAACGTTGCACTCGGTGAAGGGATCAGCATCTACCCCGGGGCGGTGATCGGCAATAATGTCAGTATCGGTGACCGGGTGGTGGTCTATCCCGGGGCGGTGATTTATGACGGCGTCGTTATTGGTGATGACTGCGTCATTCATGCCAATGCGGTGATACGCGAACGCTGCCGCCTGGGCAAGCGCTGCAAGCTGCAGCCCGGTGCCGTGGTCGGCAGTGATGGCTTCGGTTATGCGCCGGACGGCCCTTCCTATTATCCGATTCCCCAGATCGGCATTGTGGTGCTGGAAGATGATGTGGAGATCGGCGCCAATGCAACGGTAGACCGGGCCGCCCTTGAAGTCACCCTGATCAGACGCGGTACCAAGCTGGATAACCTGGTACAGGTGGCCCACAACTGTCAGATCGGCGAAGATACCATGCTCTGCTCACAAGTGGGAATTTCCGGCAGTAGCAAGATCGGCAACCATGTCACCCTGACCGGTCAGGTGGGGGTGGCGGGACACCTGACAATCGGTGACAACGTGATCGTCGGTGCCCAGAGTGGTGTGCCCGGCTCCCTGGAGGGCAATGCCTACTACAGCGGTACTCCGACCATGCCGCACAAGGAATGGCTGCGGGTAATGGGTACGCTGCCCAGGCTGCCGGATATGCGTAAAAAAATGTCTGAGCTTGAGAAGAAGATTGCCGCGCTTGAGGCCCGGCTGGCAAAGGAGTAA
- the fabZ gene encoding 3-hydroxyacyl-ACP dehydratase FabZ yields MEPTMPMDVNAIMKILPHRFPFLLVDRIVELEHGKRCVGIKNVSINEPFFPGHFPGHPVMPGVLIVEAMAQVAGIMAYLASDDETRKKVSYFMAIDSAKFRKPVMPGDQLRIEITTTMNRRGIWGVDGKAFVDDKLVTEASLKATFAPAE; encoded by the coding sequence ATGGAACCAACTATGCCGATGGATGTGAACGCCATCATGAAGATTTTACCCCACCGTTTTCCGTTTCTGCTGGTGGACCGGATTGTGGAGCTTGAGCACGGCAAGCGTTGTGTCGGTATCAAGAATGTCAGCATCAATGAGCCGTTCTTCCCCGGTCATTTTCCCGGCCATCCGGTTATGCCCGGCGTACTGATTGTTGAGGCAATGGCACAAGTCGCCGGTATTATGGCATATCTTGCGTCTGATGACGAAACCAGAAAAAAGGTCAGTTATTTTATGGCCATTGACAGCGCCAAGTTTCGCAAGCCGGTCATGCCGGGTGATCAACTTCGGATCGAGATCACCACAACCATGAACCGTCGCGGCATCTGGGGGGTTGATGGTAAGGCATTTGTTGACGACAAGCTGGTGACCGAGGCCTCACTCAAGGCCACCTTTGCTCCGGCAGAATAG
- the lpxA gene encoding acyl-ACP--UDP-N-acetylglucosamine O-acyltransferase, which translates to MSIHASAIVHPSAQLAEGVEVGPYAIIEEHAIIGKGTSIGAHAVIGKWTELGENNQIYHMASVGAAPQDLKYKGEECWTRLGNGNVIREFATIHRGTVTGHAETVMGNNNLMMAYSHVAHDCTVGNGVVMANAATLAGHVTVQDNVILGGLVAIHQFVTIGAYAMLGGGTLVGMDIPPYMIATSGGKREAQLRGLNLIGLKRRGFSDEAISGLKKAYKTLFMAHLKQADAIAKIRSEIVGCAEVDTLLAFIEASQRGICRG; encoded by the coding sequence ATGAGCATACATGCAAGCGCAATAGTCCACCCCTCTGCACAGCTGGCTGAAGGGGTGGAGGTCGGTCCTTACGCCATTATTGAAGAACATGCCATCATTGGTAAGGGGACCAGTATCGGAGCTCATGCGGTGATCGGCAAGTGGACCGAGCTGGGGGAGAATAACCAGATCTACCACATGGCTTCGGTCGGTGCTGCTCCGCAAGACCTGAAGTACAAGGGTGAAGAATGCTGGACCCGTCTGGGCAACGGTAACGTGATCCGTGAGTTTGCCACCATTCACCGTGGCACGGTAACCGGTCATGCCGAGACCGTGATGGGCAACAATAACCTGATGATGGCCTATTCCCATGTGGCCCATGACTGTACGGTCGGCAACGGGGTGGTCATGGCCAATGCCGCTACGCTGGCCGGTCATGTCACGGTACAGGATAATGTCATCCTGGGCGGCCTGGTGGCGATCCATCAGTTTGTCACCATCGGTGCCTATGCCATGTTGGGGGGAGGCACACTGGTGGGGATGGATATCCCGCCGTACATGATTGCAACCTCGGGTGGCAAGCGGGAGGCGCAACTGCGTGGCCTGAACCTGATCGGTTTGAAGCGTCGTGGTTTTAGTGATGAAGCGATCAGCGGATTGAAAAAGGCGTATAAGACGCTCTTTATGGCCCATCTGAAACAGGCCGACGCCATTGCAAAGATCAGGTCCGAGATTGTCGGCTGTGCCGAGGTCGATACCCTGCTGGCCTTTATCGAAGCTTCGCAGCGCGGGATCTGCCGCGGATGA